In a single window of the Drosophila albomicans strain 15112-1751.03 chromosome 3, ASM965048v2, whole genome shotgun sequence genome:
- the LOC117572150 gene encoding uncharacterized protein LOC117572150 codes for MHTYKLLFLFTWTKLCVLGLNLQYDEFYSKSFVPNDIFVSYSVENMEELNYNMTVREQFPGKLLMHVFARRLDNVPGGSKTVEMIKMKNLDFCKTLESLRNLTLDDLQGESLMPSTFLMSCPLTPGFYYVDHGSIDVNLFPLRLEDGRYLVQFELIQVYDEVIKLLNCKIKLRKKKSEEPHKKEDLFSSEEKT; via the exons atgcatacatataaactTCTATTTCTATTCACCTGGACTAAACTTTGCGTCCTCGGC CTCAACCTTCAGTACGATGAATTCTATTCAAAGTCTTTTGTTCCCAATGATATCTTTGTCAGCTATAGCGTTGAAAATATGGAGGAACTCAACTATAATATGACTGTGAGGGAACAATTTCCTGGCAAATTGTTAATGCATGTCTTTGCTCGCCGGTTGGATAATGTTCCAGGCGGATCGAAGACCGTGGAGATGATAAAAATGAAGAATTTAGATTTCTGTAAAACACTCGAGTCGCTGCGCAATTTAACCTTAGATGATCTACAAGGGGAATCCTTAATGCCATCGACATTTTTGATGTCCTGTCCGTTGACACCGGGTTTCTATTATGTGGATCATGGATCTATTGATGTCAACTTGTTTCCACTGCGCCTTGAGGATGGCAGATATTTGGTGCAATTCGAATTGATTCAGGTCTACGATGAGGTCATCAAATTACTCAAttgtaaaatcaaattaagaaagaagaaaagtgAAGAGCCACATAAAAAGGAGGATTTATTCTCCTCAGAGGAGAAAACTTAG
- the LOC117567957 gene encoding uncharacterized protein LOC117567957: MAATTTTKAAATNKSPQQQQKCCRQQHLHLAATSNSNSSNNNNNNSSNRFNFSFSSSISIVFVVVLGLLLAGNCVNGQIDGYIAGEDYPAYDAVPQGLSFNCQGRQPGYYADTETRCQVWHWCLHSGHQYSFLCPNGTVFNQAVRVCDWWSNVNCASSEQLYQNNDELYRIPERNQQQQQDV; the protein is encoded by the exons atggcagccacaacaacaacaaaagcagcagcaacaaacaaatcaccacagcaacaacagaaatgttGCAGGCAGCAGCATCTTCATTtagcagcaaccagcaacagcaacagcagcaacaacaacaacaacaacagcagcaaccgctTCAACTTTAGCTTCAGCTCCAGCATATCCATCGTGTTTGTTGTCGTGCTCGGTTTGCTGCTGGCGGGGAACTGTGTCAATGGG CAAATTGATGGTTATATAGCTGGTGAGGATTATCCAGCTTACGATGCAGTTCCGCAAGGATTGTCCTTCAACTGCCAAGGACGACAACCAGGATATTATGCGGATACAGAGACGCGTTGTCAG GTCTGGCATTGGTGCTTGCATTCTGGACATCAATACTCCTTCCTCTGCCCCAATGGAACCGTCTTCAATCAAGCTGTGCGCGTCTGCGATTGGTGGTCGAATGTGAACTGCGCCAGCTCTGAGCAATTGTATCAGAATAACGATGAACTGTACCGTATACCAGAGCgcaatcagcagcaacagcaggatgTATGA
- the LOC117567958 gene encoding dr1-associated corepressor homolog isoform X1: protein MSCCHNNTSNNHNNCISNKATTTTTSERGIRATPKRPHLHKSQSLASLSRPYTDNTATATASNHNTTQHNNNNNNNNNNNNLTRILLPFSDQHSN, encoded by the exons ATGAG CTGCtgccacaacaacaccagcaacaaccacaacaattgcataagcaacaaagcaacaacaacaacaacaagtgagaGAGGCATTCGAGCGACTCCAAAGCGACCTCATTTACACAAATCGCAATCTTTAGCCAGCTTGTCGAGACCCTACACAGACaacaccgccaccgccaccgccagcaaccacaacacaacacaacacaacaacaacaacaacaacaacaacaacaacaacaacttgactcgaattttgttgccattttcaGATCAACATTCAAATTGA
- the LOC117567958 gene encoding uncharacterized protein LOC117567958 isoform X2 has product MDAAELLHQLYLNVLQIFKIYIKFAFITLIVYFVAEWYIVKYGAELEAQLDAQLGGENNEPPPSNSTLSKVIRVVLNFFVI; this is encoded by the coding sequence ATGGACGCCGCCGAGTTGTTGCATCAATTGTATCTGAATGTTctgcaaatattcaaaatcTACATCAAGTTCGCTTTCATTACACTCATCGTCTACTTTGTCGCCGAGTGGTATATTGTGAAATATGGCGCCGAATTGGAGGCTCAACTGGATGCCCAATTGGGGGGAGAGAACAATGAGCCACCGCCATCGAATAGCACTCTAAGCAAAGTGATACGAGttgttttgaatttctttgTCATCtga